One genomic region from Pelorhabdus rhamnosifermentans encodes:
- the cynS gene encoding cyanase, producing the protein MDRQTVAQKILEAKAAKGLTWAEISAPSDHSECWVVAALLGQATMSQAEAETVGNLLDLDEEVVTSLTQIPYRGAEVQMPPTDPLIYRFYEIVMGYGSTFKELIQEKFGEGIMSAIDFEMDIQKKEDPTGDRVIVTLNGKFLPYKKW; encoded by the coding sequence ATGGACAGACAAACGGTAGCTCAAAAAATTCTTGAGGCGAAGGCAGCCAAAGGTTTGACTTGGGCCGAAATTTCTGCGCCAAGTGATCATTCCGAATGCTGGGTTGTGGCAGCATTATTGGGGCAAGCTACTATGTCTCAGGCAGAAGCAGAAACAGTTGGCAATCTCTTAGATTTAGACGAAGAAGTGGTTACTTCCTTAACTCAGATTCCTTATCGAGGTGCGGAGGTGCAAATGCCACCAACGGACCCGCTGATTTATCGCTTTTATGAAATTGTCATGGGTTATGGTTCTACTTTTAAAGAACTGATACAAGAAAAATTTGGTGAGGGTATTATGAGTGCTATTGATTTTGAAATGGATATTCAGAAAAAAGAAGATCCCACGGGGGATCGCGTTATCGTTACTTTAAACGGGAAATTCTTGCCTTATAAGAAATGGTGA
- a CDS encoding methyl-accepting chemotaxis protein, with the protein MLKSIQAKMTIMMLAICLGSLGLLGGINYWRALGIITDNVTQNMQQQATVSARDVGNWLDTRKAEISFISSAPEIQRGQAQEIFPFLLNIAKDHPLYGIMGYIYPDGTTISTLGKPVNLGDREYFKRAIKGEICVSDPLIAKSGSDLLSVIAVPVKVDGKVTGVVYGSVNVQGLTQQVLEIKAGKTGYAMLTQADGLRIVHPDPEIAMKDNPLKNPNLSLEQKAMNEHMVAGDTGVVRIADKGVESFTAYAPVPGVHWSLAVTVPVSEMTGVISSLTVLSLVTIVIVLMMAALLIAWYARKIAGPIKKIEVVANQIAEGDIRPLELNISSEDEIGRLSQTFVKMTKNLRQLIQQVLGVTDQVAASSEELTASAGQSAQAANQVAGSITAVAEGATSQLKAVENSSTVIEQMASHLQQAVTMSNKVAGKSVQAHEKATEGRQSVSEAITHMTQIRETVDSSAQIVEKLGERSKEIGQIVDVIASIAGQTNLLALNAAIEAARAGEQGKGFAVVAEEVRKLAEQSQEAAKKIAELIGVVQTDTNQAVTAMAVGTDKVKIGAEVVDTAGKVFQEIEALVMEVSDQVKEITAVIQQNAVNSQQIVSSVKEIDALSKKAVEETETVSAATQEQSASIEEIASASQVLANIAKNLQQVVSKFQV; encoded by the coding sequence TTGTTGAAAAGTATTCAGGCAAAAATGACGATTATGATGTTGGCTATTTGTTTAGGGTCCCTTGGGTTACTCGGGGGGATCAATTACTGGCGGGCATTGGGAATTATTACTGACAACGTTACGCAAAATATGCAGCAGCAAGCCACTGTATCCGCTCGGGATGTCGGAAATTGGTTAGATACACGCAAGGCGGAAATCTCTTTTATTTCTTCAGCACCTGAGATACAAAGAGGACAAGCTCAGGAAATTTTTCCCTTTCTTTTAAATATTGCCAAGGATCATCCTTTATATGGAATTATGGGCTATATTTACCCCGATGGCACGACTATTAGTACATTGGGAAAGCCAGTTAATCTGGGGGACAGAGAATATTTTAAGCGGGCTATAAAAGGGGAAATATGTGTTTCCGATCCGCTGATTGCTAAATCCGGCAGTGATTTGCTTTCCGTTATTGCTGTTCCAGTTAAGGTAGATGGCAAAGTAACTGGCGTGGTATATGGGAGCGTGAATGTGCAGGGCCTTACTCAGCAGGTACTGGAAATTAAAGCTGGAAAAACGGGCTATGCCATGCTAACTCAGGCAGATGGATTAAGAATTGTCCATCCTGATCCGGAAATAGCTATGAAAGACAATCCTTTGAAGAATCCGAATCTCTCATTAGAGCAGAAAGCAATGAACGAACATATGGTGGCAGGAGATACAGGTGTCGTTAGAATCGCTGATAAAGGGGTAGAAAGTTTTACTGCTTATGCACCTGTACCTGGCGTCCATTGGTCGTTAGCAGTGACCGTACCGGTGTCGGAGATGACAGGTGTTATTTCGTCACTTACAGTCCTATCACTGGTAACCATTGTGATTGTCTTAATGATGGCTGCACTGCTTATTGCTTGGTATGCGCGAAAAATTGCCGGGCCTATTAAAAAAATTGAAGTAGTGGCGAATCAAATTGCCGAGGGTGATATCAGACCGTTAGAACTGAATATCTCTTCGGAGGACGAGATTGGACGTCTCAGTCAAACTTTTGTTAAAATGACAAAAAATTTGCGTCAGTTAATTCAACAAGTTTTAGGGGTTACAGATCAGGTCGCGGCATCGTCGGAAGAACTGACAGCGAGTGCAGGGCAGTCGGCTCAGGCGGCAAATCAGGTGGCCGGCTCTATTACAGCAGTCGCGGAAGGGGCGACTAGTCAGTTGAAAGCGGTGGAGAATTCGTCGACAGTGATTGAACAGATGGCGAGTCATCTCCAACAGGCTGTTACAATGAGCAATAAAGTTGCTGGGAAATCTGTGCAGGCGCATGAAAAAGCGACGGAGGGCCGTCAGTCTGTTTCCGAGGCTATTACACATATGACACAAATTCGTGAAACCGTCGATTCTTCAGCGCAAATCGTAGAAAAATTAGGGGAACGTTCCAAGGAAATTGGTCAAATTGTGGATGTGATTGCGAGTATAGCCGGTCAAACAAATCTTTTGGCATTGAATGCAGCGATTGAAGCAGCACGGGCCGGCGAGCAGGGGAAAGGCTTTGCCGTTGTAGCCGAAGAAGTGCGTAAATTGGCTGAACAGTCACAGGAGGCAGCCAAAAAAATCGCCGAATTAATTGGTGTGGTTCAAACAGATACCAATCAGGCTGTTACTGCGATGGCTGTGGGCACCGATAAAGTAAAGATTGGGGCGGAAGTGGTTGATACTGCCGGAAAAGTTTTTCAAGAAATTGAGGCTTTAGTAATGGAAGTTTCAGATCAAGTCAAAGAAATAACTGCAGTGATTCAGCAAAATGCAGTGAATAGTCAGCAAATTGTTTCTTCTGTCAAAGAAATTGATGCTTTAAGTAAAAAAGCTGTGGAGGAAACTGAAACAGTTTCTGCTGCTACACAGGAACAATCGGCATCGATAGAGGAAATTGCTTCTGCGAGTCAAGTACTTGCGAATATAGCGAAAAATCTTCAGCAAGTTGTGAGCAAATTTCAAGTGTGA
- a CDS encoding helix-turn-helix domain-containing protein has protein sequence MRLCKLVPNQCLRPYVSRYWVWENESVLPKIFSGTGTELMFHYGESLTGTNQSGKVFTLPKCYIMSPRFQYYQLYPGNQLGFISIRFRAGAFRHFCKNPVTEFVDSFVDIEELWGSKGLEFKQQVMVAENLQQRIAVIEKFLMCFLIQYYKSEQSLDTAIQTLLYDYKSVRLQDLCRNLFLSQRQLERKFKEAVGVTPKAFQKISRFEAVVKHLLLCRSKNYLDEALGQGYYDQSHFLKDFKNYIGEYPTSFLQEENFMSHFYNEKLPNGARIDYG, from the coding sequence ATGAGATTATGTAAGTTAGTACCGAATCAATGTTTGCGACCTTATGTCAGTCGTTATTGGGTATGGGAGAATGAATCGGTTTTACCGAAGATTTTTTCCGGTACAGGTACGGAATTAATGTTTCATTATGGTGAATCACTCACAGGAACGAACCAGTCGGGTAAGGTTTTTACCTTGCCTAAGTGCTATATTATGTCGCCGCGTTTTCAGTATTATCAACTTTATCCTGGCAATCAACTTGGCTTTATTTCGATTCGGTTTCGTGCCGGGGCCTTTCGCCATTTTTGCAAGAATCCAGTTACTGAGTTCGTTGACTCATTTGTTGATATTGAAGAGTTATGGGGGAGCAAAGGACTGGAATTTAAACAACAAGTGATGGTGGCCGAAAATCTCCAACAGCGTATCGCAGTTATTGAAAAGTTTCTGATGTGCTTTTTAATTCAATACTATAAAAGCGAACAAAGTTTGGATACAGCGATCCAAACTTTATTATATGATTATAAAAGCGTAAGACTTCAAGATCTCTGTAGAAATTTATTTCTTAGTCAGCGGCAATTGGAAAGGAAGTTTAAAGAAGCTGTAGGAGTTACTCCCAAAGCTTTTCAGAAAATCTCCCGTTTTGAAGCAGTAGTGAAACATTTATTACTTTGTCGAAGTAAAAATTATTTAGATGAAGCACTTGGACAAGGATATTATGATCAATCACATTTTTTAAAAGATTTTAAAAATTATATTGGTGAATATCCAACCTCATTTTTGCAGGAAGAAAATTTTATGTCGCATTTTTACAATGAAAAATTGCCAAATGGAGCTAGAATAGATTATGGATGA
- a CDS encoding MFS transporter: MKNILIKANNFTGKYLVFGLLYVGYCICYMDRAAINIALASIGKEFSLNPSAMGAVLSSFFVSYALMQLPGGWLADKFGSKKIILFSLFFWSLFTLSTGLAWSLAALIAIRFLFGIGEGAWPCACLKALAEYFPKAERPKMTGAIMSSNYVGSAIAPMIIAPMLLYFGWRHMFYTIGILGIAFVFVYWFIVRPAGKEKIEESDESGKNNVNSFPKVNMKTLLKMPVMWQLVIAWFALSLVNKGLDSWMPTYLLTVRHLDLKAIGLLTPLPFIAAGISTAIGGWVMDRFFDGKEKYLLFFSAALTAFFLYFMFTAQTVMMVILFQSLVYFFKCFVFASVLALPMKLLPGHVVGSATGMIQLGGQSAGFVSPILIGLMISAFDGSYDAAFWFLIGASCLSALASLTMKNGKIILCKAESKSPNI, translated from the coding sequence ATGAAAAATATTTTAATAAAAGCAAATAATTTTACTGGCAAATATCTGGTTTTTGGTCTTCTATATGTTGGTTATTGTATTTGTTATATGGATCGTGCCGCAATTAATATTGCTTTAGCATCGATTGGGAAGGAATTTAGTTTAAATCCTTCTGCAATGGGAGCTGTGTTAAGTAGCTTTTTTGTAAGCTATGCGTTGATGCAATTGCCAGGAGGATGGCTTGCTGATAAGTTCGGTTCTAAAAAAATCATACTGTTTTCTTTATTTTTTTGGTCGCTCTTTACATTGTCTACCGGATTGGCATGGTCGTTAGCTGCATTAATTGCGATACGCTTTCTATTTGGTATTGGTGAGGGCGCCTGGCCTTGTGCTTGTTTAAAGGCACTTGCTGAGTATTTTCCTAAGGCCGAACGTCCTAAAATGACAGGAGCGATTATGTCTTCCAACTATGTGGGAAGTGCTATAGCTCCCATGATTATAGCTCCTATGTTGCTCTATTTTGGCTGGAGGCATATGTTCTATACGATTGGAATCCTTGGCATTGCTTTTGTTTTTGTTTATTGGTTTATTGTGCGGCCTGCTGGAAAAGAAAAAATAGAGGAAAGTGATGAAAGTGGCAAAAATAATGTAAATTCTTTTCCAAAGGTTAATATGAAGACTTTATTAAAAATGCCTGTTATGTGGCAGTTAGTTATTGCTTGGTTTGCTTTAAGTTTAGTGAATAAAGGCTTAGATTCATGGATGCCAACGTATTTGTTGACTGTACGCCATTTGGATTTGAAAGCAATTGGTCTTTTGACACCGTTGCCTTTTATTGCTGCAGGAATATCGACAGCAATTGGCGGTTGGGTGATGGATCGTTTTTTTGATGGAAAAGAGAAATATTTATTGTTTTTTAGTGCAGCATTAACGGCTTTTTTTCTTTACTTCATGTTTACGGCGCAAACAGTGATGATGGTGATTTTGTTTCAAAGTTTAGTGTATTTCTTTAAATGTTTTGTTTTTGCTTCCGTATTGGCTCTGCCGATGAAGTTACTGCCTGGACATGTTGTGGGTTCGGCTACAGGTATGATTCAATTAGGAGGGCAGTCAGCTGGTTTTGTTTCTCCAATACTTATCGGACTGATGATTAGTGCTTTTGATGGTTCCTATGATGCAGCATTTTGGTTTTTAATTGGGGCGTCTTGTTTGTCGGCGCTGGCAAGTCTTACTATGAAAAACGGAAAAATCATTCTTTGTAAAGCTGAGTCAAAAAGCCCTAACATTTGA
- a CDS encoding DMT family transporter yields MAARSNFLLLLAAAIWGLAFVAQRVGMDYLGPFTFNGVRFALGSLSLIPLILFHKNSLFLSTQAHDKFKKDWHAGITAGIILFSAASLQQIGMIYTTAGKGAFITCLYIILVPFFGIFLKQRMTINNWIGSFLAVTGLYFLCVKESLTISYGDCFELVGALFWALHILFIDHVSLKVNTLLLAFFQFLTCSLLSLATALFYETITITGIIQASAPILYGGICSVGVAYTLQIEGQKHASPAHAAIILSMETVFAAIGGYLILNERLGLQEFFGCILIMSGILFSQVKGFQLHHDTSLSKLIKH; encoded by the coding sequence TTGGCAGCTCGATCAAATTTTTTACTTTTACTTGCAGCCGCAATCTGGGGCTTGGCCTTCGTTGCGCAACGTGTCGGCATGGATTACTTAGGGCCCTTTACGTTTAATGGTGTACGCTTTGCCTTAGGAAGCCTCTCATTAATCCCGCTCATCTTGTTTCACAAAAATAGTCTGTTCCTTTCAACGCAGGCCCATGATAAATTTAAAAAGGACTGGCACGCTGGAATAACCGCCGGAATCATCCTATTTAGCGCCGCTTCGTTGCAGCAAATCGGCATGATTTATACGACAGCAGGCAAAGGAGCTTTCATCACGTGCCTTTACATTATACTTGTGCCTTTCTTCGGTATATTCCTAAAACAACGCATGACAATCAATAATTGGATTGGCTCATTCCTTGCTGTAACAGGCCTATACTTTCTTTGTGTAAAAGAAAGCCTCACCATTTCATACGGCGATTGTTTTGAATTAGTTGGTGCCTTGTTCTGGGCCCTACATATTTTATTCATTGATCACGTTTCTTTAAAAGTAAACACCTTATTATTAGCTTTTTTTCAATTTCTCACTTGTTCATTGCTCAGTCTGGCCACAGCTTTGTTCTATGAAACCATCACAATAACAGGCATCATCCAAGCAAGTGCTCCCATTCTATATGGAGGCATTTGCTCCGTTGGTGTTGCTTATACACTGCAAATTGAAGGACAAAAACATGCTTCTCCTGCTCATGCTGCCATTATTCTTAGCATGGAAACGGTCTTTGCTGCCATAGGCGGCTATCTCATACTTAATGAACGATTAGGGCTTCAAGAATTTTTCGGCTGCATACTGATAATGAGTGGCATACTCTTCTCTCAAGTAAAAGGCTTTCAGTTACACCATGATACATCTCTGTCAAAACTCATCAAACATTAA
- a CDS encoding D-serine ammonia-lyase, with translation MLSKILGKNADEWKQDYPLLEQLMATQEVFWVNPLYESGCNRVITPLLGDKDIDDAEQRLARFAPYIAKVFPETKGSNGVIESPLIEISSMKQQIENLYHQEMSGRLYLKCDSHLPISGSIKARGGIYEILKVAEDIAIKQKMLTQCDDYSILDSEQFRNLFSQYTIIVGSTGNLGLSIGIMSAALGFNVIVHMSADAKQWKKDMLRAKGVTVIEHQSDYGKAVDAGRQQAQQDPNSHFVDDENSQDLFLGYAVAAKRLKKQLDELQILVDEDHPLFVYLPCGVGGGPGGVTFGLKTVYKDSVHCFFAEPTHSPAMLMGLMTGLHNKVSVQDFTIDNVTDADGLAVGRPSGFVGKTLEKDISGVVTVQDKQLYRWLGMLADSEKICLEPSALAGFAGVIKLFTESGGKKYLEQSHLLSQMKNATHIVWATGGSMVPKEMMDCFYHKSEEISRKGKNG, from the coding sequence GTGCTAAGTAAGATTTTAGGAAAGAATGCTGATGAATGGAAACAGGATTATCCACTTTTAGAACAATTGATGGCAACGCAGGAAGTCTTTTGGGTTAATCCGCTGTATGAAAGTGGTTGTAATCGAGTGATTACACCATTATTAGGTGACAAAGATATTGATGATGCCGAACAGAGACTGGCTCGGTTTGCACCATATATTGCAAAAGTTTTTCCAGAAACGAAAGGTTCTAATGGCGTGATCGAATCACCGCTAATAGAAATTAGCAGTATGAAGCAGCAAATAGAAAATCTTTATCATCAAGAAATGAGTGGAAGATTATATCTGAAGTGTGATAGCCATTTGCCAATTTCAGGGTCCATCAAGGCACGTGGCGGGATTTATGAGATTCTCAAAGTTGCAGAAGATATTGCAATCAAGCAAAAAATGTTAACTCAATGTGATGACTATTCGATTCTGGACAGCGAACAATTTAGGAACTTGTTTTCTCAGTATACCATTATTGTAGGGTCAACAGGTAATTTGGGCTTAAGTATCGGTATCATGAGCGCTGCACTAGGTTTTAACGTGATCGTTCATATGTCTGCAGACGCAAAACAATGGAAAAAAGATATGCTTAGAGCAAAAGGTGTTACGGTTATAGAGCATCAATCCGATTACGGTAAAGCAGTGGATGCAGGTAGACAACAGGCGCAGCAAGATCCAAATAGTCATTTTGTGGATGATGAAAATTCTCAAGACTTATTTCTTGGTTATGCTGTTGCAGCAAAACGTCTAAAAAAGCAGTTGGATGAGCTACAAATTCTTGTTGACGAAGATCACCCTTTGTTTGTATATCTCCCCTGTGGTGTGGGCGGTGGACCTGGTGGCGTTACTTTTGGCTTGAAGACAGTTTATAAAGATTCTGTCCATTGCTTTTTTGCTGAGCCGACACACTCGCCAGCTATGCTGATGGGGTTAATGACAGGGTTGCATAATAAAGTATCTGTTCAGGATTTTACCATAGATAATGTAACGGATGCCGATGGTCTTGCTGTCGGTAGACCGTCGGGTTTTGTTGGAAAGACGCTTGAAAAGGATATTAGTGGCGTAGTTACTGTACAAGATAAACAATTATATCGCTGGCTTGGAATGTTGGCTGACTCCGAAAAAATATGTCTTGAGCCATCTGCATTAGCTGGTTTTGCTGGAGTAATCAAATTGTTTACAGAATCTGGCGGAAAGAAATATTTGGAACAAAGCCACCTTTTGTCTCAGATGAAAAATGCCACGCACATTGTCTGGGCTACTGGGGGAAGCATGGTCCCTAAGGAAATGATGGATTGTTTTTATCATAAAAGTGAGGAAATAAGTCGCAAGGGGAAAAATGGATGA
- a CDS encoding DUF6506 family protein produces the protein MAFKAAFIFIAPENDSKAHQAVISAPVVELHVVGVKNYDEAVHIAKELVEQGVSAIECCGGFGVEGVAQIKQAVGDKAAVGVVRFDTHPGLEYKSGDDLFK, from the coding sequence ATGGCTTTTAAAGCAGCGTTTATTTTTATTGCGCCGGAAAATGATAGTAAGGCTCATCAGGCAGTGATTTCTGCCCCTGTTGTAGAGTTGCATGTTGTAGGTGTGAAAAATTATGATGAAGCGGTACATATTGCGAAAGAATTAGTTGAGCAGGGCGTTAGTGCAATCGAATGTTGCGGAGGATTTGGTGTTGAGGGGGTGGCGCAGATTAAACAGGCTGTAGGAGATAAGGCAGCAGTTGGTGTTGTAAGATTTGATACTCATCCAGGACTCGAATACAAGAGTGGTGATGATCTTTTTAAGTGA
- a CDS encoding alanine racemase yields MKKLAELMTPNFLIDLDKMERNIQDMGALCESNGKKLCPMVKTHKSSELAKLQVQYGATSFLVGTVAEAEQLVKSGHKEIVFAYPIAAEENIMRVIELAQKSHVTLSFDGVDAAGQFEEQLIKKHIVLDYLIIIDCGLHRFGVLPENIVELAQQLKQLGHLNFKGIATHPGQVYGASNRAEVEAVEKAEIHALEEAKRRLNREKIEVEIVATGSTPTVAAIAKNQTITTVRPGNYIFYDAIQVALHVVPWQRCSLTVLTTVISQPSKDVFMVDAGTKCFGLDKGAHSVALLSGYGIVKDHPELIVESLSEEVGKIRAIGSTNLKVGQKIEVIPNHACSSANMTSFFIGHRKGLVERMIAVDARRNAFRETSLIL; encoded by the coding sequence ATGAAAAAACTAGCTGAATTAATGACCCCTAATTTTTTAATCGATTTGGATAAAATGGAACGAAATATTCAAGACATGGGCGCTCTTTGCGAATCAAACGGTAAAAAACTGTGTCCAATGGTCAAAACACATAAAAGTTCTGAGCTTGCTAAACTGCAGGTGCAATACGGTGCGACTAGTTTTTTAGTAGGTACAGTTGCTGAAGCGGAGCAACTCGTAAAGTCTGGGCACAAGGAGATTGTATTCGCTTATCCCATTGCAGCAGAGGAAAATATTATGAGAGTTATTGAACTTGCTCAAAAGTCTCATGTTACTTTAAGCTTTGATGGGGTCGATGCGGCAGGACAATTTGAAGAACAGTTAATAAAAAAACACATCGTGTTGGATTACCTAATTATTATTGACTGTGGGCTTCATCGTTTCGGAGTGCTTCCAGAGAATATTGTGGAACTTGCGCAGCAGTTAAAACAATTGGGCCATTTGAATTTTAAAGGGATCGCCACGCATCCGGGACAGGTATACGGAGCAAGTAATAGAGCTGAAGTGGAAGCGGTGGAAAAAGCAGAAATACATGCATTGGAAGAAGCCAAGAGACGGTTAAATCGGGAAAAGATTGAAGTGGAAATTGTTGCTACGGGTAGTACACCGACTGTAGCAGCAATAGCTAAAAATCAAACGATTACGACAGTGAGACCTGGAAATTACATCTTTTATGACGCTATTCAAGTAGCTTTGCATGTAGTGCCGTGGCAAAGGTGTTCCTTAACTGTTTTAACAACAGTTATTTCTCAACCGAGCAAGGATGTTTTCATGGTGGATGCCGGAACAAAATGCTTTGGTTTAGATAAAGGTGCTCATAGCGTAGCCTTATTGAGTGGCTATGGTATTGTAAAAGATCATCCCGAGTTAATCGTAGAAAGTTTATCCGAAGAGGTCGGCAAAATAAGAGCTATTGGAAGTACAAATTTAAAAGTGGGGCAGAAGATAGAAGTTATACCTAATCATGCCTGTTCATCAGCGAATATGACAAGCTTTTTTATTGGACATAGAAAAGGTCTGGTCGAAAGAATGATTGCCGTAGACGCTAGAAGGAATGCTTTCAGAGAGACTTCGCTGATCTTGTAA
- a CDS encoding helix-turn-helix domain-containing protein, translated as MSTLIENQKLGKLISTIRTNKNIKLRQLAEKINLSSSLVSQIEKGHINPSLNTLRAIASALDVPLFTFFLDEFTTNDLIVKAGTGKKIMLPDKELEYTLLTPDLSGAIEMALMKLKPHSLSFHNLFAHNGEEVAYVLEGKLILYLGDKPVLLDTGDSVRIPPGIQHKWENQTNEEAMVIFAVTPPTF; from the coding sequence ATGAGTACCTTAATTGAAAATCAAAAACTTGGTAAATTAATTTCAACGATTCGCACCAACAAAAATATTAAGCTTCGCCAATTAGCGGAAAAAATTAACTTGTCCTCCTCTTTGGTAAGCCAGATTGAAAAAGGCCACATAAACCCTTCACTAAACACACTGCGGGCCATTGCGTCTGCATTAGATGTTCCTTTGTTCACCTTCTTTCTAGATGAATTCACAACAAATGATTTAATTGTCAAAGCGGGTACGGGAAAAAAAATCATGCTCCCAGACAAAGAATTAGAATACACCCTACTGACTCCCGACTTAAGTGGAGCCATTGAAATGGCACTGATGAAACTAAAACCCCATTCACTGTCGTTTCATAACCTATTTGCACACAATGGGGAAGAAGTAGCCTATGTATTGGAAGGCAAATTAATTTTATATTTAGGGGACAAGCCTGTATTGCTAGATACCGGTGACAGCGTAAGAATTCCACCTGGAATTCAGCATAAATGGGAAAATCAGACCAACGAAGAGGCTATGGTTATTTTTGCAGTAACTCCACCGACCTTTTGA
- a CDS encoding N-acyl-D-amino-acid deacylase family protein: MLDLKIIHGRIIDGSGRPAYAGDVGVIHDKIVTIGDLRDQESVETIDAAGNIVAPGFIDMHTHSDLSFKYDRRASSKLYSGVTTEVIGNCGICVAPVREENRQLLIDYLGTRLIGSIPVNLELPWTSFKEYLNWFDDNPPSINLAPLLGQGVVRIAVMGFAKGMPTAAELKDMQQITDIAMSEGALGLSSGLVYLPGEYSSKEEIAELCKVMIPYQGIYCTHMRTESDGIMDAIDEALWIGGTAKVPVHISHLKLLSQNMLGKTDLVLERMAQAERSGIEVTYDIYPYTAGLTSLSACLPPWIFEGGVAKMIERLQDQSIRSRIRKEIAEGLPNWQNFVKSAGGWEKFFVSSVRSEENKHLEGKFITEIGELQGKDPYDAAFDLLIAENGRVQMNYYAMLEEDVMTFLRQPRAMIGSDAMSLSAEGILSFGKPHPRAFGTPTRFLGRYVREKKILSFEEAVKKMTGLPATRLGIKARGFIKENYYADIVIFNPDTVQDLATYAEPKQYSQGIEAVIVNGQVIVEKGAHNEVYAGCVLGRSL; this comes from the coding sequence ATGTTAGATCTTAAGATAATTCATGGACGTATTATTGACGGAAGCGGCAGGCCGGCATACGCAGGTGACGTCGGAGTTATTCATGATAAGATTGTGACGATTGGCGACTTGCGTGATCAAGAGAGTGTAGAAACGATTGATGCTGCTGGCAATATTGTAGCTCCTGGTTTTATTGATATGCATACCCATTCGGACTTGTCTTTTAAGTATGACAGGCGAGCTAGTAGCAAGCTTTATAGTGGGGTAACTACGGAGGTCATTGGAAATTGTGGAATTTGTGTAGCGCCGGTTCGGGAAGAAAATAGACAACTCTTAATTGATTACTTGGGTACCCGTCTTATTGGTTCAATTCCTGTCAATCTTGAGTTGCCGTGGACAAGTTTTAAGGAATATTTAAACTGGTTTGATGATAATCCTCCGTCAATCAACCTTGCTCCACTTTTGGGGCAAGGTGTTGTTCGAATTGCCGTGATGGGATTTGCAAAAGGAATGCCCACTGCAGCAGAATTAAAGGATATGCAACAGATTACTGATATCGCTATGTCTGAAGGCGCCTTGGGATTAAGCTCTGGTTTAGTATATCTTCCGGGTGAATATTCTTCCAAAGAGGAAATTGCAGAATTATGTAAAGTAATGATCCCTTATCAAGGTATCTATTGTACCCATATGCGCACCGAAAGCGATGGCATCATGGATGCGATTGACGAAGCTCTTTGGATTGGCGGAACGGCAAAGGTTCCGGTTCATATTTCTCACTTGAAACTTTTGAGCCAAAATATGCTGGGCAAAACAGATTTGGTATTGGAACGGATGGCACAAGCAGAGCGCTCAGGTATTGAGGTAACTTATGATATTTATCCGTATACTGCAGGACTAACCTCTCTTTCGGCTTGTTTACCTCCTTGGATCTTTGAAGGGGGAGTTGCTAAGATGATTGAACGCTTGCAAGATCAAAGCATTCGTAGCAGAATTCGTAAAGAAATTGCAGAAGGTTTACCTAATTGGCAGAATTTTGTCAAATCAGCGGGCGGATGGGAAAAATTCTTTGTGTCATCTGTGCGCAGTGAAGAGAATAAACATCTTGAAGGGAAGTTTATAACAGAAATTGGTGAACTACAGGGGAAAGATCCTTATGATGCAGCTTTTGATTTGCTCATTGCAGAAAATGGCCGGGTTCAAATGAATTATTATGCTATGTTGGAAGAAGATGTCATGACCTTCTTACGTCAACCGCGGGCTATGATTGGGTCAGATGCCATGAGCTTATCGGCGGAAGGTATCTTGTCTTTTGGCAAACCTCATCCTCGGGCGTTTGGCACTCCAACGAGATTTTTGGGCCGCTATGTACGTGAAAAGAAGATTCTTTCCTTTGAAGAGGCTGTCAAGAAAATGACGGGCTTGCCTGCCACGAGATTGGGAATTAAGGCCAGAGGTTTTATTAAGGAAAACTATTATGCCGATATTGTAATATTTAATCCCGACACGGTTCAGGATCTAGCGACTTATGCAGAACCCAAACAATATTCGCAGGGAATTGAGGCAGTGATTGTTAATGGACAAGTTATTGTTGAAAAAGGTGCGCATAACGAAGTTTATGCGGGATGCGTTTTAGGCAGATCACTGTGA